A region of Candidatus Binatia bacterium DNA encodes the following proteins:
- a CDS encoding tetratricopeptide repeat protein yields MIGGGVGYLFYHNGHTVSLLLGPQSSLELPMAALVLGALALGAALVLLGGMLRSSVSSVSSWREQRRERKRQSMLRVRDEGHRRLWSGDFDTATRRLERYVERHPRDLEAVMALARTYEARGELETARRLLESARSQLGSEPRLLHQLGLLAMRRGNAGAAIDWLQEAVRLEPDSPRLLADLTAALAAEGRFADAAASAQRLVSVEREPLRRAEAQEMLLAMRYRAADADAAGGGHALRRILGEAPDFLPAVVALAQRARAAGDVRAAERLYRDAIRRNPSGVLLERLTALHASTGQAERSLPILRDACAGNRLAAPRLMLARTLVATGRHSAAEAELAEIVKDTPTYRAEGIDVTPERDLVAGELALARGHDREAATLLARAATGSHRPFAYSCRRCGRESAEWRDRCACGAYGTFEWIVAQPVTERGAGSASDSTAIAS; encoded by the coding sequence GGCGGGGGTGTCGGGTACCTGTTCTACCACAACGGGCACACCGTCTCGTTGTTGCTGGGCCCGCAGTCGTCGCTCGAGCTGCCGATGGCGGCTTTGGTGCTCGGCGCGCTGGCGCTCGGCGCGGCGCTGGTGCTGCTCGGCGGCATGCTGCGCTCGAGCGTGAGCAGCGTGTCGAGCTGGCGCGAGCAGCGTCGCGAGCGCAAGCGTCAATCCATGCTGCGGGTGCGCGACGAAGGACACCGGCGGCTCTGGTCCGGTGACTTCGACACCGCGACGCGCAGGCTCGAGCGCTACGTCGAGCGGCACCCGCGCGACCTCGAGGCCGTGATGGCGCTCGCGCGGACGTACGAGGCGCGCGGCGAGCTCGAGACCGCGCGTCGGCTGCTCGAATCGGCGCGCAGCCAGCTCGGCAGCGAGCCGCGGCTGCTGCACCAGCTCGGGCTGCTCGCCATGCGCCGCGGCAACGCGGGCGCGGCGATCGACTGGCTGCAGGAGGCGGTCCGCCTCGAGCCGGACAGCCCTCGCCTGCTCGCCGATCTCACCGCGGCGCTCGCCGCGGAAGGCCGCTTCGCCGACGCGGCGGCGAGCGCGCAGCGCCTCGTCAGCGTCGAGCGCGAGCCGCTGCGGCGCGCCGAGGCGCAGGAGATGCTGCTCGCGATGCGCTACCGCGCGGCCGACGCCGACGCCGCCGGCGGCGGACACGCGCTACGCCGGATCCTCGGCGAAGCGCCCGACTTCCTGCCGGCGGTGGTCGCCCTCGCCCAGCGCGCGCGCGCCGCGGGCGACGTGCGCGCCGCGGAGCGCCTCTACCGCGACGCCATCCGGCGCAACCCGAGCGGCGTCCTGCTCGAGCGCCTGACCGCGCTGCACGCGAGCACCGGACAGGCGGAGCGCTCGCTGCCGATCCTGCGCGACGCCTGCGCGGGCAACCGTCTCGCCGCGCCCCGGCTCATGCTGGCCCGCACCCTGGTCGCGACCGGGCGACATTCGGCGGCGGAGGCCGAGCTCGCGGAGATCGTCAAGGACACGCCGACCTATCGCGCCGAGGGCATCGACGTCACGCCCGAGCGCGACCTCGTCGCGGGCGAGCTGGCGCTGGCGCGCGGTCACGACCGCGAGGCCGCGACGCTGCTCGCGCGCGCCGCGACCGGCAGCCATCGGCCGTTCGCCTACTCCTGCCGGCGCTGCGGACGGGAGAGCGCCGAGTGGCGCGACCGCTGCGCGTGCGGCGCGTACGGGACGTTCGAGTGGATCGTCGCGCAGCCGGTGACCGAGCGCGGCGCGGGCTCGGCGTCCGATTCGACGGCGATCGCGAGCTGA